A stretch of the Pseudomonas helvetica genome encodes the following:
- a CDS encoding pilus assembly protein PilM: MLGLFNKKSRTLLGIDISSTSVKLLELSRAGNRYRVEAYAVEPLPTNAVVEKNIAELEGVGQALSRVLLKAKTSVKSVAVAVAGSAVITKIIEMDAGLSPDEMENQLKIEADQYIPYPLEEVAIDFEVQGASRRNPERVDVLLAACRKENVEVREAALALAGLTAQVVDVEAYALERSFGLLTAQLAGVTERSTVAVVDIGATMTTLSVLSNGRIIYTREQLFGGRQLTEEIQRRYGMTVEQAGLGKKQGGLPEDYVSEVLQPFREALVQQVSRSLQFFFASGQYNAIDYILLAGGTASVTGLDRLIEQRLGTPTQVANPFADMTLSSKVNASALASDAPALMIACGLALRSFD; encoded by the coding sequence GTGCTGGGACTCTTCAATAAAAAAAGCCGCACGCTTTTGGGGATCGATATCAGCTCCACTTCGGTGAAGCTTCTCGAGCTAAGCCGTGCAGGCAATCGATACCGGGTCGAAGCCTACGCGGTAGAGCCGCTGCCGACCAACGCCGTGGTCGAGAAAAATATCGCCGAACTCGAAGGCGTCGGGCAGGCGTTGTCCCGGGTGTTGCTCAAGGCCAAAACCAGCGTCAAGAGTGTCGCGGTGGCGGTTGCCGGATCGGCGGTCATCACCAAGATCATCGAAATGGACGCCGGGCTTTCCCCCGATGAAATGGAAAATCAGCTGAAGATTGAAGCTGACCAGTACATCCCCTATCCCCTCGAAGAAGTCGCCATCGATTTTGAAGTGCAGGGCGCCTCCCGGCGTAATCCCGAGCGGGTCGACGTATTGCTGGCGGCCTGTCGCAAGGAAAACGTCGAAGTTCGCGAAGCTGCGCTGGCCCTTGCCGGCCTGACCGCACAGGTCGTCGATGTCGAGGCGTACGCGCTGGAGCGTTCATTCGGCTTGCTGACGGCACAGTTGGCCGGCGTGACCGAGCGTTCGACGGTGGCCGTGGTCGACATCGGCGCCACCATGACCACCTTGAGCGTGCTGTCCAACGGCCGAATCATCTACACCCGCGAGCAGTTGTTCGGCGGTCGTCAGTTGACGGAGGAAATCCAGCGCCGCTATGGCATGACGGTTGAGCAGGCCGGTCTTGGAAAAAAACAGGGTGGCTTGCCTGAAGACTACGTCAGCGAAGTCCTGCAACCGTTCCGCGAGGCGCTGGTGCAGCAGGTTTCGCGATCGTTGCAGTTCTTTTTCGCCTCGGGTCAGTACAACGCGATCGACTACATCCTGCTGGCCGGTGGCACAGCCTCGGTCACCGGGCTGGATCGACTGATCGAGCAGCGCCTGGGCACGCCGACGCAGGTGGCCAATCCGTTTGCGGACATGACATTGAGCAGCAAGGTCAACGCCAGTGCCCTGGCCAGTGATGCGCCGGCGCTGATGATTGCCTGCGGCCTGGCGCTGAGGAGTTTCGACTGA
- a CDS encoding PilN domain-containing protein, which yields MARINLLPWREELREERRKRFLLGLAGALAAAVGVILLGDHAISSAIDRQVARNDYVGKQIAVLDDRIKQISDLKTRRRQLVERMRIIQDLQGNRSVSARIFDQLARRLPDGVYFTDVKLVDKTLSISGAAESNNRVSELLRNLDASDRFESPNLTEVKATTAGALDQANVFQLTVRQSQPAAAEDAK from the coding sequence ATGGCGCGGATCAATCTTCTCCCTTGGCGCGAAGAGCTGCGTGAGGAGCGTCGCAAGCGCTTCCTGTTGGGGTTGGCCGGCGCGCTGGCGGCGGCGGTCGGGGTAATTTTGCTGGGTGATCACGCCATCAGCAGTGCGATTGATCGACAGGTCGCCCGCAACGATTACGTCGGCAAACAGATCGCCGTGCTGGATGACCGGATCAAGCAGATCAGCGATCTGAAAACCCGTCGTCGGCAACTCGTGGAGCGGATGCGGATCATCCAGGACTTGCAAGGCAATCGATCGGTCAGCGCACGTATTTTCGATCAACTGGCGCGCAGGCTGCCGGACGGGGTGTATTTCACCGACGTGAAGCTGGTCGATAAAACGCTGTCCATCAGCGGGGCGGCAGAGTCGAACAATCGCGTCTCGGAGTTGTTGCGCAACCTCGATGCCTCCGACCGGTTCGAGTCGCCGAACCTGACCGAGGTCAAAGCGACCACGGCCGGCGCGCTGGATCAGGCCAACGTGTTTCAGTTGACCGTTCGTCAGTCTCAACCGGCCGCAGCGGAGGACGCGAAATGA